A window from Chrysemys picta bellii isolate R12L10 chromosome 2, ASM1138683v2, whole genome shotgun sequence encodes these proteins:
- the LOC135981724 gene encoding myb/SANT-like DNA-binding domain-containing protein 2, which yields MQADNRKRAPAWTVREVLDLITVWGEDSVLAELRSKRRNAKIFEKISKGMMERGHNRDSDQCRVKVKELRQAYQKTKEANGRSGSEPRTCRFYAELHAILGGAATTNPPVFVDSGSGIVSTPEDSADGVEEEEEEDELAESTQHSILPNSQDLFITPTEVPSQASQASQASTQDSDPMEGTSAAANSSSLPPPSRRLSQIRCRKKKTREEMFSEIMESSRSDRAHLNEWKETVSKYRKEVSEREDMRDQREDMRDQREERRDQREERRDARDERWRQEDQRMKEATLGLLQRLVEVQERLLENRLPLQPLFHPPPSPCSVSSSPRRVRTRGGRLRTPSHSTPVDSPSKRLSFF from the exons atgcaggctgataatcgaaaaagagcaccagcatggaccgtgagggaggtactggatctgatcactgtatggggagaggattcagtgcttgcagaacttcgttctaaaagacgaaatgcaaaaatttttgaaaaaatctccaagggcatgatggagagaggccacaatagggactcagatcagtgccgcgtgaaagtcaaggagctcagacaagcctatcagaaaacaaaggaggcaaacggtcgctctgggtcagagccgcggacatgccgcttctacgccgagctgcatgcaattctagggggggctgccaccactaacccacctgtgttcgtggattctgggtcggggatagtctcgacgcctgaggattctgccgatggggtagaggaggaggaggaggaggatgagcttgcagagagcacacagcactccattctccccaacagccaggatctttttatcaccccgactgaagtaccctcccaagcctcccaagcctcccaagccagtacccaagactctgaccccatggaaggcacctcag cagctgcaaattcctcaagcctccctcctccatcccgaaggttatcacagataaggtgtcgtaagaagaagacgcgagaagagatgttttcggaaattatggaatccagcagaagtgacagagctcatctgaatgagtggaaggaaacagtttcaaagtataggaaagaagtcagtgaacgtgaggacatgagggaccaacgtgaggacatgagggaccaacgtgaggagaggagagaccaacgtgaggagaggagagacgctcgagatgagaggtggcgtcaggaagaccagaggatgaaggaagcaacgctggggctgctccagcgtctggtggaggttcaggaacggctgctggaaaacagactgccgcttcagcccctgttccaccctcccccctccccatgttccgtatcctcctcacccagacgtgtaagaacgcggggggggaggctccgtacaccttcccattccaccccagtagacagcccaagcaaaaggctgtcatttttttaa